GATACTGTGGTTGAGCAAAGGGTTATCAAGGTACCTGTCAAATATTCTGCTTGACTCAAGACTAAATTCTACTACCCTTATTCTTGATACAGTCCTTTAACTATGCAGTCCCACTAACTTTCTATGTGGGACTCTCATTTCTACTTCCATATCTTCATAGTGACCAGGGTGTTCTTCATTTGATGTGAAAGGTTTCAGTGCCGTTAGTTCTAATTAATCATGTTGAGTGCTGTTGAAAAAACGAAGTCAGTGAAAAAACTatgtttgtgaaaaaaatatgtatcttaaCTAAAACATGAAAGTCAACACTGTCACAAGCtctacatggaaaaaaaaataacttatctGTGCATGCATGCGGAATTACAGGGGTAGTGCCCAGTGAATAAGGTGAGCCAAAGCTGTTCTTTAGAAAACAGATCTTTCCTTCATATTATTCAGATGGTAGTGCATGTGGTATAGGTTAGTGTAGCAGATGGTTTCAGAAGTAGCTAACCTGCAGAAGgatttctacagaaaaagatgaaagcGTTTTTAGCTTTTAAGGTGCTTAACTTGGTAATTGAGACTtttggtgggatttttttccctgatttacAAGATGCTTTCTCATCACAAGTATTTTATATGGATGTAGTTATAAATGATTACACTATGGTTCAGAACAAAGTGAGTTCTCAGTTATAGCTCAAGGAAGAGATATTAACCTAATTTGCAACACTAATTAATGTAAagtagcagaaagaaatgttacaCATGATATTGCTTACTACTAACCCTAAAGACTGGTCTTCACATCAGGTACTGTTCTGTCTGGAAATTAAATGTTATCTTGATATGAATGGGTGCAAGAGGCAGAGGCAATGCAGTTAGCTTTGACTGGCTTGCAGAAGAGTTCCTCTGCCACCTACAGAAGTGGGCAtgtcattttccctttcttcaccTGTTTTCCCAAATTTCAGTGGAGAGTcatatcttctttctttctaaagcaGTCTGAATTTACTAATATTTACTGTCATATGCTAGCAGCACAGTGAGGTGCTTTGGGTGAGTCAGggcaacaaaacccaaccaagTCTTCACATGCACTTGCCTAGACACAAAATTCCCAGTGAAGCTGAGCAATCACAGCTTGTTTTAGAACTGACTGATTACAGTCCAGAATTAATTCcacaattttaaaacacaattctGAATAAACAGACCAGGCAGAAACATTGAAGCCCTCTCCTATTCAGCATCTTCTATTTAGTACTGTATTATTAAAGTTAACAGGTATGTTTCTTAGCATTGTTTTCCTGTAGTTAGGGGCAAGAAATACCAGCAAGTCCTCAGGAGTCTAGATCTACTAAGTAGGAGCTAATCATTTACAGAACATTGAATTACAGAGACTAATTTTTGTTCCCTGTGGAATAACATGGCACTAGagggtgttttgttgttgtttttgttttctttttgctctgtatACCCATATATTTACAGAACAATTTGCCATCTTCAGTATTAGAATGTAAGCTAATTTATGTTTTCAGAGCACAGCCAGAACCCAAGTGGTAAACAGTTTGCTTCATCTAACATGGTCAGAGCTCTACTCTGTTTGCACTGTAAAGAGTGAATGCTGCTGTTTATCACTTTAGGACATGTGTTATGAAAACAGTTTGATTCAGGCAGCTTGATCTACTCTACCACATTAGCCTGAGTCAAGAACTCCTTGAACTCTCAAGAATATTCAATTCTCCTTTATCCTCTCCTATGTAGAAAGCAAGTTAGCATACCTACAATATTTTACTACTTCTGTCTTTCAGGCAAGCAAGCAAAATGGGAGGTCATTAAAGAAGAGGGCTCAAGACTTTCTTCTAAAATGGAGTTTTTTTGGTGCTCGGGTGATGCATAACCTAACTCTAAACAACGCATCAAGTTTTGGTACCTGGACTTCGTAAAAACACTCATATTTTGTACATAAGTGCTGGCATTTATCTACCTTCCACTACTTCCTCAGCAGAGAAGCCTGTCATAGTCTAAAGATTCTTTGATCAAAGCCACAAATACTGTGTAATGTGCTTTTCAAACTAACATTTTACAGTAAATGGTAGCAGTAACTTATTGGTGATCTGTGTCAcatgttcattttctgaaagtatttttcttttgaattgttGTTTGATACTGCTTTGCCATTTAAGAGCTAGAAGCTGTGTTTTGATATGGCACTGGAGCTATAACTATGTATCTCAGTAGAAGACTAAAGATTTAAATTACTAGTTTTACATGTGGACCAGtttggtaaaacaaacaaacaaacaaagaaacaaaaaattgctgttcttgtgcaggatttgttttcataataGCACAATGAATTTGGTAGGTTGCTGGTGTTATTTAATTCTGGGTTCAGCAGACATTTAATTCGACAGTatttgtggttttaaaaattaaggttCACAGGTCCATCCTTAGAAATGTTTGGCTGGGGAattctcagaatattttttaaaatagaaaatgttagagaaaattaaatcaattttaaatcCAGTACATCATTTCCCAAGTTGTCTTTGTAGTTTTAGGTACATAATTATCTAAAATTCAGAGGCTATTTGAAATAGCTGTAAGGACAGACACATTTTTAATGTCATATATCCTTGAAATGAGGCCAAAGACTTCACCGGTTATTGTCTGGTTATTTAGCACAAGGCAAACAGAAATAGAGAAGAGGCATTCTGGCAGACTTCAGCCTTATCTAGCTCCACTGTGTGCCCTCTTCAAGTATAAAGCATGTCTCACTttcatcagtatttttctttgatgtaaTTAGTGGTCAAATAGCCTACAGGACAGTAAACAATTGAGCTAGGTGGGCCAGTGCAAAGAGAGATTAGAGCTAGAAGTTAGGCACTATTCCTTGTTGGTCTTGCCAGGTCATTTAAAGTCCacaattatttgtttgtttcaccaGCTTCTTGTAGAGTGGTGAGAGATGGTCACAAAGATAACTCAgctactctctctctctttctcctccaaaaGGTTCTTTTCATTTGGTCCGCATGCTACTAGATGAGTACATCCTGCTTGCCATGGAGACACAGTTCAATAATGACAAAGAACAAGAACTCCAGAATCTACTAGACAAATACATGAAGAATTTAGGTAACTAGagcttgtttcttttgaatGTGTTCCTGCATTTTTAGAATTTTGCATATTTGTTGAACTTTAAGCAAAAGCAGCCTTACAGTCTTCTGAAGGTGTAGTTCTACGTGACATTGTCAAATTCACCTGAAAAGGTTGTGAACATTCACTCGGCAATTTATTCCCACTGTCAACCATGGTTCACTTAATAATGTTCTGTGGGAATGTGAATACACAGGATTACTGAAGTGATCTTGGGTGCTTCAAACACTTTAGTGGATGCAACTGAAGGACCACAAACTGCAGtgtgaaaagaagtaaaatagaGAGAGCAGGAATTCTCAATCCAGTTTTTCTGCCAAAGCTGAAATATGTAATTACACCTTGAACTAGGAATGTATTAAATGTTAACAAAATGTGAATGTCCCTGCAAGACTGGAACACAAGTTGGAACCCTACTTAGCATCTGACTGAAGTATTTActatgtgaaagaaaaacaaaaagagcttAAAATAGTATCTTATATATTTTCCAGCTACCAGGCTTCTTCAGAATTAGACAGTTTGAAGACATATGCTCCAGGTCTTTTATAAGAAATGGATCAAATTCTGGTTCAAGTTAATCCCCCAAAATGCAATGGAACTCCACTGGGTTCTGTTGAATCACTTTTGATTGACATTAACATCTGTAATCAGTTCTTATGTCTTTGATTGTTGTTACTCTAAATCTGCATTTTGCTGCAAGAAACTTGCATAGGATTTATCTGAGAGTAGATGgatgcactttttattttaaatcatcctTCAGGAAATTCCTTGTCCTGTGTAGCAATTGCCTTCTCCTTGAACGCTTAGGTGAAGTGCTTGAAACCAGAGCGTGAAGTTACAGTTTCCACTGGAAAATAGCAAAATTTCCACTGATTTTATCAGtattctgcagaaaaatgaagaacaacCGAGTataacaaatgcttttttctaTACGTCTGTATGAAAACAAACGGACTTCAAGCATTCTAAAACTCCAATTGTTGATTCTTCAGGCTGAAGTATCATGAGCCTTAGCGTAATTTGCTTGACTTCATTGCTGACATTTAttacaaggaaataaatttgaTCCATGTCTTTACTATGATGACTTCAGTAAGGAGCTGATAACACCAACAGCATCTATTTTGTAGATCTGTGGTCGGGGAATATAATTCAGACAGTTCCTCTGGGAAGATCAAGAGTAGAGCATATTTGTTTTTGACTGCATGCAAAAGATGGAGGCTTCCCTGGGTTTTAAAATAAGCAAGTGAAGTCATGAACAGATCAGGCAGTTCATGTGCTGCCTATATACTAGTGTTTAATTTATGTGCAATGAGCGCTCAAAACAGCCACCAACACTTTTCACTTACTCTTCCAGATGCAAGCAAAGCCACCTTCACTGCATCTCCCAGCTCATGCTTCCTAGCAAATCGTAACAAAGCTGCTCCTCTGACCGGTGACACTTCAGTCAAAAATGAGTGCCTAGCAGAGCAAACCTATGTGTCCTTGTCAGCTAGCCAGCCCAGCACTGTACCTTCAGGTCTGAATCCTTTTGCCACAGGAGACAGTGAAAATATGCAGCTGACAGGTATGTATCTGTTCTCCTAATCTCTCTTTCTCATATTTGCTTCTTACTCTTTCAGACTACAGTATCACATTACTGTAAGAGTAACAATGACCATATGTATTTCTGAGGACCTCTAGTAAATAACATTTCATGAACTCATCTTCTGCACTGATTCATGGAAGAGAGTAACTGTAGAGCCCTGCCAGTAAGAGATCCTCTTGGTACAGTGGTAAAAAATATCCTACATGTCATAGCTTGATGAGGTTCTTGTGAGGTGTGAACCAACAACATCTTGAGAGCACAAGGCTTGTATCTGCTGGAATTTCACACTGAATGTGGAAGCCTCCaatctggaaaatgaaattgGGAAGTTTCCTAGCCCTAAACCATGAATTAAAGAACCAGCATTGTATGAGTGGGAGCCAATGCTGTAAAGGTTTCAGACGGTAACATGCACTTCACCAGTGGATTAGTGTCTTAACACATTCCGTGTACTCAGCAGTACTGCAATAGTAACACTACTGATGGCTAATGTTTATTATTCCAGGTCAGATGGAGTTGTCTGAAAGCACTGGTCACCTGATGACTCCACCCATTTCACCCGCCCTGGTCAGCCGAGGAAGTGTTATCAACCAGGGGCCGATGGCTGTGAGACCTCCAAGTGTAGGCCCGGTGTTATCCACACATTCACAGTGCTCTTCCTACTCAGAACCCCTTTATCAGACTTTGTCACAAACTAATCAGAATTACTATGGAAACAATTCCAACTACCAGGCTATGTTCAGAACTCAGGCCCATTCCACGCCAGGAGTTTACcaccacagagcagagcacagccgATTCAATGCATTAAGTGAACAGCAGTTCTCCAGAGACTACTTCAACAACAGTTGTGCTGTATCTCCATACAGTGCCAGATCTCCTTCCAGCTATGGTCCCTCATCCATGCCTCAGGACACTCACAGTATGCAGTTTCTGAATACAGGGAGCTTCAATTTCTTGAGCAACTCAGTGTCTACTTGTCCAGGAGCAACTTATGCCCCTAATGCTTCCAACGGTActaatatatacaaatatattttatttttctcttctgtttctctttctttgccgGAGTGAAAGAATCTTTCTATGCTTTCCCCTATGGAAgcattttttctgctcttaCTTATACCTTCCCATTTTCCACTTCTTTGATGGCACACATAGATTGCAAAGCAGCTTAACGAGCTacttcaggatttattttcctctggggAATCCTCAGTTTGCCTCAAATGCCTCTGTTGCACCTATGTCAATCTTCTTCTAGTACCATTGCTGTGTCTTGcacaaaggaagcaaaaccaGGATGCCTTTGTGATTAGCAATCTTGTGAACAGTCCCCAGAACACCTACTTTGAAGCAGAGCAGGCATAAGATAACTTACTTTGGGGATCAGCATAGTGGGCCATTCTAATCACGGGGTCAAGAtggtgaaagagaaattaataaaaatttgcATTAGCATTAGCTTGAGACTTTGGCCCTAATATTTCTCATTCTTCAAGTGTAAAGTTGTTGCCACAATCTGCTTCAGTGATATAGTCAGCAAAAGGCCACTCTCTTCTGGAGGAAAGACACAATGGAAATATTGCTTATATATGAAGTTTTGTATGCTGTATTACCATGCAGAATTTCTATCCATGTATATTTTCCTTGATTGTCAGCTTCAGAAGGGAGCACTGAACTCCCTTCCATGAGTTCACATGACTGATATGAGTCCATACAGTGtctcttctctcctctgatAACAGGCTACTCTTTAATTCTGAACTTAGAATGGAGCTGCAATTCTGTGCTGAAAGCATGACTGCACTCCTAGGATTTTTTACTCCCTTGTTACCTACCCGTCTTTTGGGTCAATCATTGCATGAGCTACTGATGTTATTAGGCTATACGTGTACATAAATAACCTTATTCTTGAGGGATTCAGCCAATAATTACctattcctttattttcaataGTAATTTCgctctgctgtctttttttgtcttttttttttttttttttttttcaatttcctgTCAATAGGATATTATGGAAACAATATAAATTATCCAGAATCTCACAGACTTGGATCAATGGTTGATCAACATGTTTCTGTAATCAGCAGTGTAAGTAGCATTCGATCATTGCCATCATACAATGATATACATGATCCACTGAATATCTTGGATGACAGcggaagaaaacaaacaggctCATACTACACAGAGTCCCCACCTTCTATTGTCTGTCGGACTCCTATGCGTAAGTATATCCAGTACTGAGGAACAGCTATGAACTGTTTGGCATCTTAACAAGTGCTGAGAGTTAAACTGTAGCTCACATACACCACATTTAAGATGCAATATAGAGATGAAACAGCTAATACATCACCTGGAATGTACCATAAGATATTGTTTCCTTAAAATTGCAGGGCAGTGGGTTTAATAACTCTTTGCTCCTGTTAAGAGGGCTGTGATATGTTGTCCATGAGGATTGTAATGGCTGGCCTGAACTGCAGGAAAATTGAtattaggaaacattttctaACTGTTAAGTGAGCTAATAATGAAGTGGGGTCCTCTAAGGGCTCTTTATGATCCTCTCTGTCAAGCAGATCAAATGAACCCTACGTCAGGGAAGTTTACATACATATTTCCTGTAGTATACTCCCTTTCTGTCCTATGCTTCAACAACCATGTGCATTAGGCAAATCTCCTACTGACAGTGAATTTTAGGTGAAATTACCTAATTTGGTATGTGTATCAAACAAATGGTAGCTGAGTTTGCTTTTATATTGCCAAAGTGCTTACAAGTATTGCTTGGAAGATGTAAACTAGGGCATAGCCTGTTCATTTCTCCTCAAGGTTACCTCTTTCTACTACTTACCTGTTAAGCATGCACAGAAGATCAGTCATTACTTGAAATTTTATGTCTCTGCAAGAATTCAATAGTCAGTTCTTTTAAGGATGctaaagaaggggaaaaagacagCACCATGCTGAAGGGATTGTGCCCACCAAGCACAGTCTGTGTTGTATTCTGTGTTGATATGTTCCACGTGTTGACAGTGGTACCATCAGTGAATATGGACCTGAATGATGCAAGATATGGAATAATGAATATAGCAAATGTAAATAGCTTAGCACTAGAAGATGGCTTATACTCAGCCTGTAATTGTCAGGTCTGTAGCAGGATTTTTAGCTGAGTTCATTGACATGTGATTTTGACCTATACCCTGATGGTTTGAGGagccactgaagaaaaattatagAAGTATAAGTAAATTGAGTGAAGTGTAAGACTGTTGAAATTTCAGTCCTTCAGATGATGCACCTGGTAGATAAGTGCTTCCATCAGATTAAATTGTACCgtgttttttgttaaataaaatagatagaAAACTTGCAGTGATGATaaccttttttccccacagcttcAAACATGCAAACCACATCTTCTTCCCAGTGTATGTATGGCACGTCTGGTCAGTTCCCTCCTCAAGAAAATATGGAGTCTCATGGCCCACCAAGCAGAGAGATGGTATCATCTTTACCACCAATCAACACAGTCTTcatgggagcagctgctgggggaacCTGAACTGGGACAGACATATCAGTGCCTTAAGCTTACTTTCCAAATTCAGACATGAAGGCTATGATGACAATCTTTTTATGCTGATGAATTAGAAAAGTATTATACATAGGTGTAAAAAGAGCCATTTTAGAGATACTAGCACCCCTCCACATGGAAAAGAAGCTATATTCAGATTGTGTCGTGCTTGTGAATCACTCAGGATTGGTTTCATTACAGCTTTTAAGCCAGAAATTCAGGGTGAGCATAAAGAACCAGTGATTCTTGAAAGCAAGACTAAGTTGTAAAGAAATGATTACATCTCTTcctaatttattaaaaatgctattttagtCTTTCACTTatatctttttatataaaaatgtttatttaatgcCTGTGTTGCTCATTATTTATTAGGACCACAGAGTAACTGTTTACTTTCTCTTATTTGACAAAATTGTCAAATGTATGTATCCTACCTCCTATGGAAATGTTTACAAGGtcaatttttactgttttaaatgaaactaaacaaaattctttttttttcttttttttttttttttttcttttttacctgtGTTGTGCTCTGGAAAGTCAATTTCAAATGTCTAGTGCCTACTTGTATAAGTGAAAGTcctcaggaaataaataaaacatattgtgggatttttttcttttaaaatggaccactttctcttaaaataaaaccaacaaaacatgCGGATATTATAAGCTAAATAATTTCAGTGGCCTGCTACTGTAGCGGGATAgctgaaacaaatgaaactaTGCCACAAAATGTCATGGGATTTTGATATTACTTGTAGTATGAGCAACAAATTTCTACTGGTGGAAATCCACAAAAAGATGT
The nucleotide sequence above comes from Aythya fuligula isolate bAytFul2 chromosome 3, bAytFul2.pri, whole genome shotgun sequence. Encoded proteins:
- the RFX6 gene encoding DNA-binding protein RFX6 produces the protein MAEGVEAEGAFLRLPAGQDERYAELLAAGLLPCARDGAGAERGLPEPSAIKSELRAGSDSLSEDDEDGDGRDGKLKGAGGSPAAKRSVAQMMKDKKKQTQLTLQWLEENYIVCEGVCLPRCILYAHYLDFCRKEKLEPACAATFGKTIRQKFPLLTTRRLGTRGHSKYHYYGIGIKESSAYYHSVYSGKGLTRFSGSKLKNEGGFTRKYSLSSKTGTLLPEFPSAQHLLLQGCVSKDKVDTLIMMYKTHCQCVLDNAINGNFEEIQHFLLHFWQGMPDHLLPLLENPIIVDIFCVCDSILYKVLTDVLIPATMQEMPESLLADIRNFAKNWEQWVVSSLENLPEILTDKKLPIARRFVSSLKRQTSFLHLAQIARPALFDQHVVNSMVSDIEKVDLNSIGSQALLAVSGSTDSDGEVYSEYDSITVFQELKDLLKKNATVESFIEWLDTVVEQRVIKASKQNGRSLKKRAQDFLLKWSFFGARVMHNLTLNNASSFGSFHLVRMLLDEYILLAMETQFNNDKEQELQNLLDKYMKNLDASKATFTASPSSCFLANRNKAAPLTGDTSVKNECLAEQTYVSLSASQPSTVPSGLNPFATGDSENMQLTGQMELSESTGHLMTPPISPALVSRGSVINQGPMAVRPPSVGPVLSTHSQCSSYSEPLYQTLSQTNQNYYGNNSNYQAMFRTQAHSTPGVYHHRAEHSRFNALSEQQFSRDYFNNSCAVSPYSARSPSSYGPSSMPQDTHSMQFLNTGSFNFLSNSVSTCPGATYAPNASNGYYGNNINYPESHRLGSMVDQHVSVISSVSSIRSLPSYNDIHDPLNILDDSGRKQTGSYYTESPPSIVCRTPMPSNMQTTSSSQCMYGTSGQFPPQENMESHGPPSREMVSSLPPINTVFMGAAAGGT